Proteins encoded in a region of the Canis lupus dingo isolate Sandy chromosome 17, ASM325472v2, whole genome shotgun sequence genome:
- the LOC125752760 gene encoding filaggrin-2-like isoform X17, which yields MTDLLRSVVTVIDVFYKYTKQDGECGTLSKDELKELLEKEFRPILKNPDDPDTVDVIMHMLDRDHDRRLDFTEFLLMVFKLAMACNKVLSKEYCKASGSKKHRRGHRHQKEESETEEEEEDTQGRKSGYRHSSWSEGEEHGYGSEGLRGSVKHRHGSNSRRLGRQGGLSSSGNQEQLEKRRHGSSSGHSWSSGKERHGSSSGELEERRNKSYVSPSRESEKEYESGSESKSGRRKGHSSLSHGLDASGHKSNSTQSRKSGGQKLGSSSRGSGDKGSQNYACGSSNSGGCGKPQNASSSCQEGRFGGQGNQSSCTQSGYQSGSSGGQDHGCISGGQSSGYCEHEPRSCSQSSSQRKYGSRACGQTQNGGRQQRTGSNQSCCCEQYGSETSQSSSYGQHGSGSCGHFSNSHQKGSGSNGFSKCGQYGSGSGQSSSFGQHESGSGQSSGCGHGSGSCQSSGFGQHGSGSGQSSGLCQHGSGSGQSSGFGQHGSGSGQSSGCGHGSGSCQSSGFGQHGSGSGQYSGLGQHVSSSAQSSGFGQHGSGSGQYSGLGQHGSGSGQSSGFGQHGSGSGQSSGFGQHGSGSGRSSGFGQHGSSSGQSSGFGQHGSGSGQSSSFGQHGSGTGQSSGFSSGFGQNCSGSEMSSSSGQSSGFGQCGSGSGQSSGFGQHGSGTHQTSSSGQHRYSSGQSSSFGFGSSTHQSPSFGTGSGHLLGSGQESTARQSSYGQHGSGSGQSSTFGNGSCSGNSSKPDQHESSSRKSSSKNQRDFSSIQSSGCDNQQTRVGGQECYETSSGKGSQQCRKSKSDSAKSQRRETAKGRQGTTHGQSEDTSGYAQSGHGQTSRTESSITSRSSVGESSDNQGHSGVPQVHTGSPQDHSGSQHRESESTVKGRQGTTHRQSGDLIGHAQSGHGQATRTQTSRTGRRESSGSESSDTERHSGVPQAHTGFPQGHSGSQHGESGSSVQGRHGSTHGHSGDTSGHAHADHEQATRTQSSRIDRRESSGSEYSDTENHSHVPQTHTGSPHTHAGSQHPESGSSLQRRQGTTHGQSRDTTAHAQSGHGQASRTQSSRSRRSESTVSESSDYQGHSGAPQAHTGSSHGQVGSQHPELGSTVKGRQGTPHGQSGDTSRYAHSGHGQATRTQSSRTGRRESGGSESSDTERHSGVPQAHTGSPQSHSGSQHGESGSSVQGRQGTTQRQSGDAGGHVHSGQGQATRTQSSRSGRRESSGSESSDTENHLGVPETHTGSPHGQAGSQHGESGSSVQRRQGTTHGQSGDTTTNAQSGHGKASRSQPTRTSGGSSVSESSDSQGHSGVRQSRSGSPHGQAGSQHPELGSTVKGRQGTPHGQSGDTSRHAHSGHGQATKTQSSRFGRRESSVTESSDTENDSGVSQTHTGSPHTHAGSQHPESGSSLQRRQGTTHGQSRDTTAHAQSGHGQASRTQSSRSRRSESTVSESSDYQGHSGAPQAHTGSSHGQVGSQHPELGSTVKGRQGTPHGQSGDTSRYAHSGHGQASRTQSSRTGRRESGGSESSDTERHSGIPHTHTESPRTHAGSQHPESGSSLQGRKETAHRQSGDTTRHAHSGHGQATRTQSSRTGRRETSGSESSDTERHSGVPQAHSGSSRGQAGSQHGESGSSVQGRQGTTHGQSGDTTTHAQSGHGQATRTQSSRTRRRGSTVSESSDTHEHLGVPQAHIGSPQSHSGSQHGESGSSVQGRQGTTHRQSGDTGGHVHSGHGEATRTQSSRTGRRESTVSESSDSQGHSGAPQAHTGSPHGQAGSQHPELGSTVKGRQGTHYGQSEDFSAHAHAGHGQATGTLSSRTGRRESGGSESSDTERHSGIPQTHTESPRTHAGSQHPESGSSLHGRKETAHRQSGDTTRHAHSGHGQATRTQSSRTGRRETSGSESSDTERHSGVPQAHSGSPRGQAGSQHGESGSSAQGRQGTTHGQSGDTTGHAESGHGQATRTQSSRTRRRGSTVSESSDTQGHSGVPQAHTGSPQSHSGSQHGESGSSVQGRQGTTHRQSGDTGGHVHSGHGEATRTQSSRTGRRESTVSESSDSQGHSGAPQAHTGSPHGQAGSQHPELGSTVKGRQGTHYGQSEDFSAHAHAGHGQATGTLSSRTGRRESGGSESSDTERHSGIPQTHTESPRTHAGSQHPESGSSLQGRKETAHRQSGDTTRYAHSGHGQATRTQSSRTGRRETSGSESSDTERHSGVPQAHSGSPRGQAGSQHGESGSSAQGRQGTTHGQSGDTTTHTESGHGQATRTQSSRTRRRGSTVSESNDTQGHLKVPNAHAGSPQGHSESQHGELGSTVKGRQGTTHRLSGDTSGHAQSGHGQATRTQSSRTRRRGYSGSESSDTQGHSGVPQVHSGSPHGQAGSQHGESDSTTKERQEYTHKHSEDTSGHAESVHGQATRTQSSRARRRGSTLSESSDTQGYSGAPQIHSGSLHGQVGSEHPESESTIKRRQVTTNRQSEDTTGNPYSGHGQATRTESSRSKRKGFSGTESSDTERHSGVPLTHTGSPHGHTGSLHGELGSTIRRRQGSTHGHSRGNSGHSGSSHTQSHDTHRLSKDNISKQSHSIHHQSRVSHSQSQHSGKQRHGSDQGWKHGSYGSAEYDYGQSGYGPSGGSRTSSRNSSPLRSLDRAENNQVSTHGQSFSRPDHTGSKAIEIIGRQRSSHGQSIDSHNKSGSSVNRRQGSFHGHSIVSHESSIDTHVQFGREGSTTRRQSSNHSVSSHGQFISARSHPESNSTLRQDFHSDNKEHSEDWGKQIHEPSGSRHGQSEFNIISIHRSNQQHLADTTSHEQVRYNTCLVRQGSSNRKSGDIQGQSGFSTNESRVDSHDQSSDSYGKSSNSRSQGIIFSHSHDSQDPAGIEEYGPTMWSGDRQKQGPESSLFRSTRIYSQNVDDKQTRNTEARGCHKRERTDSGSCYLDSNTPLYEYVQEQRCYYIE from the exons ATGACCGATCTCTTGAGAAGTGTTGTCACAGTCATTGATGTTTTCTACAAATATACCAAGCAAGATGGAGAGTGTGGCACACTGAGCAAGGATGAGCTAAAGGAACTTCTGGAAAAAGAGTTTCGTCCAATTCTGAAG AACCCAGATGATCCAGACACAGTGGATGTTATCATGCACATGCTAGATCGAGATCATGACCGAAGACTGGACTTTACTGAGTTTCTTCTGATGGTATTCAAGCTGGCTATGGCCTGCAACAAGGTTCTCAGCAAGGAATACTGCAAAGCTTCAGGGTCAAAGAAGCATAGGCGTGGTCATCGACaccaaaaggaagaaagtgaaacagaagaggaagaagaagatacACAGGGACGGAAATCAGGTTACAGACATTCAAGTTGGAGTGAGGGAGAGGAGCATGGATATGGTTCTGAGGGCTTAAGGGGAAGTGTGAAACATAGACATGGATCAAACTCCAGGAGGCTGGGAAGGCAAGGTGGTTTATCTAGCTCTGGAAACCAAGAGCAACTTGAGAAAAGACGCCATGGGTCTAGCTCTGGTCATTCATGGAGTAGTGGCAAAGAAAGACATGGCTCCAGCTCTGGAGAActggaggaaagaagaaacaagtcATATGTTAGCCCCTCTAGGGAATCTGAGAAGGAATATGAATCTGGATCTGAATCAAAGAGTGGGAGAAGGAAAGGTCATAGCAGTCTATCACATGGATTGGATGCTAGTGGGCACAAATCAAACTCTACTCAGTCAAGAAAGAGTGGAGGACAAAAGCTTGGATCTAGCTCTAGAGGTTCAGGAGACAAGGGAAGCCAAAACTATGCATGTGGTTCCAGCAATTCAGGTGGGTGTGGAAAGCCACAAAATGCTTCTAGTTCTTGTCAGGAAGGTAGATTTGGAGGGCAAGGAAATCAATCTAGCTGTACCCAATCAGGTTATCAATCAGGAAGTAGTGGAGGACAAGATCATGGATGTATTTCAGGAGGTCAGTCCTCTGGATATTGTGAACATGAGCCTAGATCCTGTAGCCAGTCTTCTAGTCAGAGAAAATATGGATCTAGAGCATGTGGTCAAACACAGAATGGTGGAAGACAACAGAGAACAGGTTCAAATCAGTCCTGTTGCTGTGAACAATATGGGTCTGAAACAAGTCAGTCTTCTAGTTATGGTCAACATGGATCTGGTTCTTGTGGACACTTTTCAAACTCTCATCAAAAAGGGTCTGGTTCAAATGGATTTTCTAAATGTGGACAATATGGGTCTGGCTCTGGGCAGTCCTCTAGCTTTGGACAACATGAGTCAGGCTCAGGTCAATCCTCTGGCTGTGGACATGGCTCTGGCTCATGTCAGTCCTCTGGCTTTGGCCAGCATGGGTCTGGCTCAGGTCAATCCTCTGGTTTATGTCAACATGGGTCTGGCTCAGGACAGTCCTCTGGCTTTGGACAACATGGGTCTGGCTCAGGTCAATCCTCTGGCTGTGGACATGGCTCTGGCTCATGTCAGTCCTCTGGCTTTGGCCAGCATGGGTCTGGCTCAGGTCAATACTCTGGTTTAGGTCAGCATGTATCTAGCTCAGCACAGTCCTCTGGCTTTGGACAACATGGGTCTGGTTCAGGTCAGTACTCTGGTTTAGGTCAGCATGGGTCTGGCTCAGGGCAGTCCTCTGGCTTTGGACAACATGGGTCTGGCTCAGGTCAGTCCTCTGGTTTTGGCCAGCATGGGTCTGGCTCAGGACGGTCCTCTGGCTTTGGACAACATGGGTCTAGCTCAGGTCAGTCCTCTGGCTTTGGACAACATGGGTCTGGCTCAGGTCAGTCTTCCAGTTTTGGTCAGCATGGGTCAGGCACTGGACAGTCCTCTGGTTTTTCCTCTGGTTTTGGACAAAATTGCTCTGGCTCAGAAATGTCTTCCAGTTCAGGACAGTCCTCTGGCTTTGGACAATGTGGGTCTGGCTCAGGACAGTCCTCTGGTTTTGGACAACATGGGTCTGGTACCCATCAAACTTCTAGCTCAGGACAACATAGATATAGCTCAGGTCAATCCTCCAGCTTTGGATTTGGATCTAGCACACATCAGTCCCCTAGTTTTGGGACTGGCTCAGGTCATTTGTTGGGCTCTGGACAAGAATCTACAGCACGTCAGTCTAGCTATGGTCAACATGGTTCCGGTTCAGGGCAATCCTCAACTTTTGGCAATGGATCTTGCTCAGGCAACTCCTCTAAACCAGATCAACATGAATCTAGCTCAAGAAAGTCATCTAGTAAAAATCAACGTGATTTTAGCTCAATTCAATCCTCTGGCTGTGACAATCAACAAACTAGGGTAGGTGGACAGGAATGCTATGAGACTAGTTCAGGAAAAGGGAGTCAACAATGTAGAAAGTCAAAATCAGATTCAGCTAAaagtcagagaagagaaacagctaAAGGAAGACAGGGAACAACTCATGGACAGTCAGAAGACACCAGTGGATATGCTCAGTCTGGTCATGGACAAACCTCCAGGACAGAATCCAGTATAACTAGTAGGAGTAGTGTTGGAGAGTCAAGTGACAATCAAGGGCACTCAGGAGTCCCACAGGTACACACAGGATCCCCTCAAGATCATTCCGGATCTCAACATAGAGAGTCAGAATCAACGGTTAAAGGGAGACAGGGAACTACCCATAGACAGTCAGGAGATCTAATTGGACATGCCCAGTCAGGTCATGGACAAGCCACCAGGACACAAACCAGTAGGACTGGTAGAAGGGAATCTAGTGGCAGTGAGTCCAGTGACACTGAAAGGCACTCAGGAGtcccacaggcacacacaggaTTCCCTCAAGGTCATTCTGGATCTCAACATGGAGAGTCAGGATCCTCAGTACAAGGGAGACATGGAAGTACTCATGGACACTCAGGAGATACCAGTGGACATGCCCATGCTGACCATGAACAAGCCACCAGGACACAATCCAGTAGGATTGATAGAAGGGAATCCAGTGGCAGTGAGTACAGTGACACTGAAAACCACTCACATgtcccacagacacacacaggatCCCCACATACTCACGCTGGTTCTCAACATCCAGAGTCAGGATCCTCACTACAAAGGAGACAAGGAACAACTCATGGACAATCAAGAGACACCACTGCACATGCCCAGTCTGGTCATGGACAAGCCAGCAGGACACAATCCAGTAGGAGTAGAAGAAGTGAGTCTACTGTCAGTGAGTCCAGTGACTATCAGGGGCACTCAGGAGccccacaggcacacacaggtTCCTCTCACGGTCAGGTTGGATCTCAACATCCAGAACTGGGTTCCACAGTTAAAGGGAGACAGGGAACTCCTCATGGACAGTCTGGAGACACCAGTAGATATGCCCACTCTGGCCATGGACAAGCCACCAGGACACAATCCAGTAGGACTGGTAGAAGGGAATCTGGTGGCAGTGAGTCCAGTGACACTGAAaggcactcag GAGtcccacaggcacacacaggaTCCCCTCAAAGTCATTCTGGATCTCAACATGGAGAGTCGGGATCCTCAGTACAAGGGAGACAGGGAACTACCCAGAGGCAGTCAGGAGATGCAGGTGGACATGTCCACTCTGGCCAAGGACAAGCCACCAGGACACAATCCAGCAGATCTGGTAGAAGGGAATCTAGTGGCAGTGAGTCCAGTGACACTGAAAatcacctaggtgtcccagagacacacacaggatcTCCTCATGGCCAGGCTGGATCTCAACATGGCGAATCGGGATCCTCAGTACAAAGGAGACAGGGAACTACTCATGGACAATCAGGAGACACCACTACAAATGCCCAGTCTGGTCATGGAAAAGCCAGCAGGTCACAGCCCACTAGGACTAGTGGAGGATCTAGTGTCAGTGAGTCCAGTGACTCTCAGGGGCACTCAGGAGTCCGACAGTCACGCTCAGGTTCCCCCCATGGCCAGGCTGGATCTCAACATCCAGAACTGGGTTCCACAGTTAAAGGGAGACAGGGAACTCCTCATGGACAGTCCGGAGACACCAGTAGACATGCCCACTCTGGCCATGGACAAGCCACAAAGACACAATCCAGCAGGTTTGGTAGAAGGGAATCTAGTGTCACTGAGTCCAGTGACACTGAAAACGACTCAGGtgtctcacagacacacacaggatCCCCGCATACTCACGCTGGTTCTCAACATCCAGAGTCAGGATCCTCACTACAAAGGAGACAAGGAACAACTCATGGACAATCAAGAGACACCACTGCACATGCCCAGTCTGGTCATGGACAAGCCAGCAGGACACAATCCAGTAGGAGTAGAAGAAGTGAGTCTACTGTCAGTGAGTCCAGTGACTATCAGGGGCACTCAGGAGccccacaggcacacacaggtTCCTCTCATGGTCAGGTTGGATCTCAACATCCAGAACTGGGTTCCACAGTTAAAGGGAGACAGGGAACTCCTCATGGACAGTCTGGAGACACCAGTAGATATGCCCACTCTGGCCATGGACAAGCCAGCAGGACACAATCCAGTAGGACTGGTAGAAGGGAATCTGGTGGCAGTGAGTCCAGTGACACTGAAAGGCACTCAGgaatcccacacacacacacagaatcccCACGTACTCACGCTGGATCTCAACATCCAGAGTCAGGATCCTCACTACAAGGGAGAAAGGAAACTGCTCATAGACAGTCAGGAGACACTACTAGACATGCGCACTCTGGCCATGGACAAGCCACCAGGACACAATCCAGTAGGACTGGTAGAAGGGAAACTAGTGGCAGTGAGTCCAGTGACACTGAAaggcactcaggtgtcccacaggCACACTCAGGATCCTCTCGTGGTCAGGCTGGATCTCAACATGGAGAGTCAGGGTCCTCAGTACAAGGAAGACAGGGAACTACTCATGGACAGTCAGGAGACACCACTACACATGCCCAGTCTGGTCATGGACAAGCCACCAGAACACAATCCAGTAGGACTAGAAGAAGGGGATCTACTGTCAGTGAGTCCAGTGACACTCATGAGCACCTAGGAGTCCCACAGGCACACATAGGATCCCCTCAAAGTCATTCTGGATCTCAACATGGAGAGTCGGGATCCTCAGTACAAGGGAGACAGGGAACTACCCATAGACAGTCAGGAGATACAGGTGGACATGTCCACTCTGGCCATGGTGAAGCCACCAGGACACAATCCAGCAGGACTGGTAGAAGGGAATCTACTGTCAGTGAGTCCAGTGACTCTCAGGGGCACTCAGGAGCCCCACAGGCACACACCGGTTCCCCCCATGGTCAGGCTGGATCTCAACATCCAGAACTGGGTTCCACAGTTAAAGGGAGACAGGGAACACATTATGGACAGTCAGAAGATTTCAGCGCACATGCCCACGCTGGCCATGGACAGGCCACCGGGACACTATCCAGTAGGACTGGTAGAAGGGAATCTGGTGGCAGTGAGTCCAGTGACACTGAAAGGCACTCAGGaatcccacaaacacacacagaatccCCACGTACTCACGCTGGATCTCAACATCCAGAGTCAGGATCCTCACTACACGGGAGAAAGGAAACTGCTCACAGACAGTCAGGAGACACTACTAGACATGCGCACTCTGGCCATGGACAAGCCACCAGGACACAATCCAGTAGGACTGGTAGAAGGGAAACTAGTGGCAGTGAGTCCAGTGACACTGAAaggcactcaggtgtcccacaggCACACTCAGGATCCCCTCGTGGTCAGGCTGGATCTCAACATGGAGAGTCAGGGTCCTCAGCACAAGGAAGACAGGGAACTACTCATGGACAGTCAGGAGACACCACAGGACATGCCGAGTCAGGGCATGGACAAGCCACCAGGACACAATCCAGTAGGACTAGAAGAAGGGGATCTACTGTCAGTGAGTCCAGTGACACTCAGGGGCACTCAGGAGtcccacaggcacacacaggaTCCCCTCAAAGTCATTCTGGATCTCAACATGGAGAGTCGGGATCCTCAGTACAAGGGAGACAGGGAACTACCCATAGACAGTCAGGAGATACAGGTGGACATGTCCACTCTGGCCATGGTGAAGCCACCAGGACACAATCCAGCAGGACTGGTAGAAGGGAATCTACTGTCAGTGAGTCCAGTGACTCTCAGGGGCACTCAGGAGCCCCACAGGCACACACCGGTTCCCCCCATGGTCAGGCTGGATCTCAACATCCAGAACTGGGTTCCACAGTTAAAGGGAGACAGGGAACACATTATGGACAGTCAGAAGATTTCAGCGCACATGCCCACGCTGGCCATGGACAGGCCACCGGGACACTATCCAGTAGGACTGGTAGAAGGGAATCTGGTGGCAGTGAGTCCAGTGACACTGAAAGGCACTCAGGaatcccacaaacacacacagaatccCCACGTACTCACGCTGGATCTCAACATCCAGAGTCAGGATCCTCACTACAAGGGAGAAAGGAAACTGCTCACAGACAGTCAGGAGACACTACTAGATACGCGCACTCTGGCCATGGACAAGCCACCAGGACACAATCCAGTAGGACTGGTAGAAGGGAAACTAGTGGCAGTGAGTCCAGTGACACTGAAaggcactcaggtgtcccacaggCACACTCAGGATCCCCTCGTGGTCAGGCTGGATCTCAACATGGAGAGTCAGGGTCCTCAGCACAAGGAAGACAGGGAACTACTCATGGACAGTCAGGAGACACCACTACACATACCGAGTCTGGTCATGGACAAGCCACCAGAACACAATCCAGTAGGACTAGAAGAAGAGGATCTACTGTCAGTGAATCCAATGACACTCAGGGGCACTTAAAAGTCCCAAATGCACATGCAGGATCCCCTCAAGGTCATTCTGAATCTCAACATGGAGAGTTGGGATCAACAGTTAAAGGAAGACAGGGAACAACTCATAGACTTTCAGGAGACACCAGTGGGCATGCCCAGTCTGGCCATGGACAAGCCACCAGAACACAATCCAGTAGGACTAGAAGAAGGGGATATAGTGGCAGTGAGTCCAGTGACACTCAGGGGCATTCAGGAGTCCCACAGGTACACTCAGGATCTCCCCATGGGCAGGCTGGATCTCAACATGGAGAGTCAGATTCCACCACCAAAGAGAGACAGGAATATACTCATAAACATTCAGAGGACACCAGTGGACATGCCGAATCTGTTCATGGACAAGCTACTAGGACACAATCCAGTAGGGCTAGAAGAAGGGGATCTACTCTCAGTGAGTCCAGTGACACTCAGGGGTACTCAGGAGCCCCACAGATACACTCAGGTTCCCTCCATGGCCAGGTTGGATCTGAACATCCAGAGTCAGAATCCACAATTAAAAGGAGACAGGTCACTACTAATAGACAGTCAGAGGACACCACTGGTAATCCTTATTCTGGTCATGGACAAGCCACCAGGACAGAATCCAGTAGGAGTAAAAGAAAGGGATTTAGTGGCACTGAGTCTAGTGACACTGAAAGACATTCAGGAGTCCCACTGACCCATACAGGATCCCCTCATGGTCATACTGGATCTTTACATGGAGAGTTAGGATCCACAATTAGAAGGAGACAGGGAAGTACTCATGGACATTCAAGAGGCAACAGTGGACATTCTGGGTCCAGTCATACACAGTCACATGATACTCATAGGCTGTCTAAGGATAACATAAGTAAACAGTCACATAGCATTCATCACCAATCTAGAGTGAGTCATTCTCAATCACAACATAGTGGAAAACAAAGACATGGATCAGATCAAGGATGGAAACATGGCAGTTATGGAAGTGCAGAATATGACTATGGGCAGTCTGGGTATGGACCTTCTGGGGGCAGCAGAACAAGCAGCCGAAATTCTAGCCCTTTAAGGTCATTGGATAGAGCTGAAAACAATCAAGTGTCTACACATGGACAATCATTTTCTAGGCCTGACCATACAGGATCAAAAGCAATTGAAATAATCGGAAGACAAAGGTCAAGTCATGGACAGTCAATTGATTCCCACAATAAGTCTGGATCCAGTGTAAATAGAAGGCAGGGATCTTTTCATGGGCATTCAATAGTAAGTCATGAATCATCAATTGACACCCATGTTCAATTTGGAAGGGAGGGATCTACTACTCGTAGGCAGTCAAGCAACCATTCTGTATCCAGCCATGGACAATTCATATCAGCTCGCAGCCATCCAGAGTCTAATTCAACCTTAAGGCAGGATTTTCATAGTGATAATAAAGAGCATTCAGAAGATTGGGGGAAACAGATTCATGAACCATCAGGATCTAGGCATGGACAGTCTGAATTCAATATTATTAGTATCCATAGATCCAACCAGCAGCATTTGGCAGATACAACTTCTCATGAGCAGGTAAGATACAACACATGTTTAGTAAGACAGGGATCAAGTAATAGAAAATCAGGGGACATCCAGGGTCAATCTGGATTCAGCACTAATGAAAGCCGAGTAGATAGCCATGACCAATCAAGTGACAGCTATGGGAAGTCAAGTAATAGCAGAAGTCAAGGAATCATTTTCAGTCACTCTCATGATAGCCAAGACCCTGCAGGAATTGAAGAATATGGTCCAACCATGTGGAGTGGGGACAGGCAAAAGCAAGGTCCCGAATCAAGTTTATTTAGAAGCACCAGAATATATAGTCAAAATGTGGATGATAAGCAGACAAGAAACACTGAGGCCAGAGGTTGCCATAAAAGGGAGAGAACAGACTCAGGTTCCTGTTATTTAGATAGCAACACTCCACTCTATGAATATGTCCAAGAACAAAGGTGTTATTACATTGAATAA